A genome region from Pseudanabaena sp. Chao 1811 includes the following:
- a CDS encoding AAA family ATPase has translation MSSIDSISSSKSRVYQALIELFDLLLRAKYPLIYIVTAEEEPVEEILTEMALQSSPSRRILFWDIARGWSDNNADKGSVMAALSRIAQRDKATKDGDNVLYVLRDLHPILKYPHHDRNISIIRELKNLARDLKLDRRTIALTSHVLEIPPELTEEITAIDFPLPAIAEIEYLIRKKIAPNKLNLSDLALEQLVKACQGLSRTRIQRVLAKAIAEKEQVNDSDIDAVLAEKQQAIRQTGILEFFTVNESLKNVGGLDNLKQWVRIRRDAFTEEAKRYGIPTPKGVLLVGIQGTGKSLSAKTIANEWRLPLLRLDIGRLFGSYVGESESRMRQMIQLAEATAPCVLWIDEIDKAFGNTNMAIDGDSGASRRVFGSLITWMQEKTAPVFIVATANNVRILPAELLRKGRFDEIFFLNLPTESERQEIFKVHLQKLRPSRLRDFDLMLLARHTKNFSGAEIEQVIIDGIHRAFGRGSSGNREDFTTEDIISAIEETVPLAAIASQQIESLKQWAAESGARTASNDEQLLQELRKFAINLE, from the coding sequence ATGTCATCCATAGATTCTATTTCTTCTAGCAAAAGCAGGGTTTATCAAGCACTTATAGAGCTGTTTGATCTGTTACTACGTGCCAAATATCCACTTATATATATAGTTACTGCTGAAGAGGAGCCAGTCGAAGAAATCTTAACAGAGATGGCTTTACAATCTAGCCCCAGTCGTCGCATTTTGTTTTGGGACATTGCACGAGGCTGGAGTGATAATAATGCGGATAAGGGATCGGTGATGGCGGCTTTGTCACGGATTGCCCAGAGAGATAAAGCTACTAAAGATGGGGATAACGTTTTATATGTATTGCGCGACTTACATCCAATCCTCAAATATCCCCACCACGATCGCAATATTTCGATTATTCGTGAGCTAAAAAATTTGGCGCGAGATCTCAAGCTCGACCGCCGTACTATTGCCCTTACTAGCCATGTATTAGAGATCCCACCCGAATTAACGGAAGAGATTACAGCGATTGATTTTCCTTTACCCGCGATCGCCGAAATTGAATATTTAATCAGGAAAAAAATTGCCCCCAACAAACTCAATTTATCGGATTTAGCTTTGGAGCAGTTAGTTAAAGCTTGTCAGGGTTTAAGTCGTACCCGCATTCAAAGGGTTTTAGCTAAGGCGATCGCCGAAAAAGAACAGGTTAATGACTCAGATATTGATGCAGTATTGGCAGAAAAGCAACAGGCGATTAGACAGACAGGCATTTTAGAATTCTTTACAGTGAATGAATCCCTAAAAAATGTAGGGGGGTTAGACAATCTCAAGCAATGGGTACGGATTCGCCGCGATGCCTTTACCGAGGAAGCTAAGCGCTATGGCATTCCCACACCTAAAGGCGTACTACTCGTTGGCATTCAAGGCACTGGTAAGTCACTATCGGCAAAAACAATCGCCAACGAATGGCGCTTGCCCCTATTACGGCTGGATATTGGGCGACTATTTGGCAGTTATGTTGGGGAGAGCGAAAGTCGGATGCGACAGATGATTCAACTCGCGGAAGCAACAGCACCCTGTGTTCTCTGGATTGATGAGATCGATAAAGCCTTTGGCAATACAAATATGGCGATCGATGGTGATTCTGGGGCAAGTCGGCGGGTATTTGGCTCACTAATTACATGGATGCAGGAAAAAACTGCACCTGTATTTATTGTGGCAACTGCCAACAATGTCAGAATCTTGCCCGCCGAACTTTTACGAAAGGGTCGGTTTGATGAAATCTTCTTTTTGAATTTACCGACTGAATCAGAACGCCAAGAAATTTTTAAAGTGCATTTACAAAAATTGCGCCCCAGTCGGTTACGTGATTTTGACCTAATGTTGCTAGCTCGTCACACCAAAAATTTTAGTGGGGCAGAGATCGAGCAAGTGATTATTGATGGCATTCATCGAGCCTTTGGACGTGGCAGCAGTGGCAACCGCGAAGACTTCACCACTGAAGATATCATTAGTGCCATTGAGGAAACAGTGCCACTAGCTGCGATCGCTTCTCAGCAAATCGAATCTCTCAAACAATGGGCGGCGGAGTCAGGTGCACGCACTGCCTCTAATGATGAGCAATTACTTCAAGAATTAAGAAAATTTGCAATTAACTTAGAATAA
- a CDS encoding transaldolase, whose amino-acid sequence MPNDLPKSFLDQLREMTVVVADTGDIHAIEQVKPQDATTNPSLITAAAQMPQYQEIVDETLIEARKDLGKDAPPSQVVSLAFDRLAIAFGLRILKIIPGRVSTEVDARLSYNTEATISKARYLINQYEDHGISRDRVLIKIAATWEGIKAAEVLEQEGIHCNLTLLFGLHQAIACAEAGVKLISPFVGRILDWYKKDTGRDSYPAKEDPGVLSVSRIYNYYKKFGYKTEIMGASFRNMDEIVELAGCDLLTISPALLDELQHTQGELVRKLDPQIAAHSEIAKIPMDKATFDAMHASDRMASDKLDEGIKGFAKALVSLEELLKDRLAKLEEQVLTAV is encoded by the coding sequence ATGCCTAATGATTTGCCCAAAAGTTTTCTCGATCAATTGCGCGAAATGACTGTCGTTGTTGCGGATACTGGAGATATTCATGCAATCGAACAAGTTAAGCCCCAAGATGCAACTACAAACCCATCCTTGATTACAGCGGCGGCACAAATGCCCCAATATCAGGAAATTGTGGATGAGACCCTCATAGAAGCCAGAAAAGATTTGGGTAAAGATGCCCCACCATCTCAGGTGGTTTCCTTAGCCTTTGATCGCTTAGCGATCGCCTTTGGACTCAGAATCTTGAAAATTATCCCAGGTAGAGTTTCGACCGAAGTAGATGCCCGTTTGTCCTACAACACGGAAGCAACTATTAGCAAGGCACGTTACTTGATCAACCAATATGAAGACCACGGGATTTCCCGCGATCGCGTATTAATTAAAATTGCGGCGACATGGGAAGGGATCAAGGCAGCAGAGGTGTTAGAGCAGGAAGGCATTCATTGCAATTTGACTTTGCTATTTGGATTACACCAAGCGATCGCCTGTGCTGAGGCAGGAGTGAAATTAATTTCACCTTTTGTCGGACGCATTCTTGACTGGTACAAAAAAGATACAGGTCGTGACAGCTATCCTGCTAAAGAAGACCCAGGAGTATTGTCAGTTTCACGAATTTATAACTACTACAAGAAGTTTGGTTATAAAACTGAGATTATGGGTGCAAGCTTCCGCAATATGGATGAAATCGTCGAGCTAGCAGGTTGTGATCTCTTAACGATTTCACCTGCTTTACTAGATGAATTGCAACACACTCAGGGTGAGCTAGTCCGCAAACTTGATCCCCAAATTGCTGCTCATTCAGAAATTGCCAAAATCCCTATGGATAAGGCAACTTTTGATGCGATGCACGCTAGCGATCGTATGGCATCAGATAAACTTGATGAGGGGATTAAAGGATTTGCCAAGGCACTGGTGAGCTTAGAGGAGTTATTAAAAGATCGTCTAGCTAAACTTGAAGAACAAGTACTTACAGCAGTTTAA
- the psaA gene encoding photosystem I core protein PsaA, translating into MTMTPQKPDTEVKVSVDRDVVPTSFEKWGQPGHFDRTLKKGPKTTTWIWDLHANVHDFDSFTTEEDTARKIFSAHFGHLGIVFIWLSGMYYHGAKFSNYTAWLSDPVSIKPSAQVVWNVFGQDILNGDVGGGFQGIQITSGLFHLWRASGITTEYQLLCTAIGGLVMAGLMFFAGWFHYHKSAPKLEWFKNAESMMNHHLAGLLGLGSLAWAGHQIHVSIPVNYYLDKGVAASQIPAPHEFILNPSLMSDIFPSFAQGVTPFFTLNWGAYADFLTFKGGLNPQTGSLWLTDQAHHHLAIATLFIIAGHMYRTNWGIGHSMKEILEAHKGPLTGEGHKGLYEIFTTSWHAQLSWNLALMGSLSIIVAQHMYAMPAYPYIATDYATQISLFTHHMWIGGFLIAGGAAHAGIFMVRDYDPAKNVNNLLDRVIRHRDAIISHLNWVCIFLGFHSFGLYIHNDTMRALGRPQDMFSDTAIQLKPVFANWIQGFHAAAAGVTAPYAGASVSPIFGGDTIVVGGKVAAAHMALGTADFLVHHIHAFTIHVTVLILLKGVLYARNSRLIPDKAELGFRFPCDGPGRGGTCQVSAWDHVFLGLFWMYNCISVVIFHFSWKMQSDIFGTVDASGTVTNMAGGNFAQSALTINGWLRDFLWAQASNVIQSYGSALSAYGLIFLGAHFIWAFSLMFLFSGRGYWQELIESIVWAHNKLNVAPAISPRALSITQGRAVGLAHYLLGGIATTWAFFLARYGALG; encoded by the coding sequence ATGACAATGACTCCTCAAAAGCCAGACACAGAGGTAAAGGTATCGGTTGATCGTGACGTAGTACCTACTTCCTTTGAGAAGTGGGGACAACCTGGTCACTTTGACCGCACCCTAAAGAAGGGACCAAAGACAACAACATGGATTTGGGATCTTCATGCCAATGTGCATGACTTTGACAGTTTCACAACCGAAGAAGATACTGCCCGTAAGATCTTCTCCGCTCATTTTGGGCATCTAGGTATTGTCTTCATTTGGCTCAGTGGTATGTACTACCATGGAGCAAAATTCTCTAACTACACCGCTTGGTTGTCTGATCCTGTCAGCATCAAGCCCAGTGCCCAAGTGGTCTGGAACGTTTTCGGTCAAGATATCTTGAACGGTGATGTTGGTGGCGGTTTCCAAGGTATTCAAATCACTTCTGGTTTGTTCCACCTTTGGAGAGCATCTGGTATCACCACGGAGTATCAACTCCTCTGCACCGCAATTGGCGGTTTGGTGATGGCAGGTTTGATGTTCTTCGCTGGTTGGTTCCATTACCACAAGTCAGCTCCTAAACTTGAGTGGTTTAAGAATGCTGAATCGATGATGAACCACCACTTGGCTGGTTTGCTCGGTTTAGGTTCTCTCGCTTGGGCTGGACATCAGATCCACGTTTCGATTCCTGTCAACTATTACCTTGACAAGGGCGTAGCTGCTAGTCAGATTCCTGCACCCCATGAGTTCATTCTTAATCCTTCCTTGATGTCGGATATTTTCCCTAGCTTTGCTCAAGGTGTAACTCCTTTCTTCACTTTGAACTGGGGCGCTTATGCAGACTTCTTGACTTTCAAGGGTGGTTTAAATCCTCAAACTGGTTCTTTGTGGTTGACTGACCAAGCTCACCATCACCTTGCGATCGCGACACTTTTCATCATCGCTGGACATATGTACCGCACCAACTGGGGTATCGGTCACAGCATGAAGGAAATCCTCGAAGCTCACAAGGGTCCTCTAACTGGTGAAGGTCACAAGGGATTGTATGAAATCTTCACAACCTCTTGGCATGCTCAACTTTCTTGGAACTTAGCTTTGATGGGTTCTTTGAGCATCATCGTTGCACAACACATGTATGCAATGCCTGCTTACCCCTACATTGCCACTGACTACGCTACTCAAATCTCTCTATTCACACATCACATGTGGATTGGTGGATTCTTGATTGCTGGTGGTGCAGCTCACGCTGGTATTTTCATGGTTCGCGATTACGATCCTGCTAAGAATGTAAATAACTTGCTTGATCGCGTAATCCGTCACCGCGACGCTATTATTTCCCATCTCAACTGGGTATGTATTTTCCTTGGCTTCCACAGCTTTGGTCTTTACATCCACAACGACACCATGCGTGCATTGGGTCGTCCTCAAGATATGTTCTCTGACACAGCAATTCAGTTGAAGCCCGTCTTCGCTAACTGGATTCAAGGCTTCCATGCTGCTGCTGCTGGTGTAACTGCTCCTTATGCAGGCGCTAGTGTTAGCCCCATCTTCGGTGGTGACACTATCGTTGTCGGCGGTAAGGTTGCTGCTGCGCACATGGCTCTTGGTACTGCTGACTTCTTGGTACACCATATCCATGCATTTACCATCCACGTTACTGTATTGATCCTCCTCAAGGGTGTTCTTTACGCTCGTAACTCTCGCTTGATTCCAGATAAGGCAGAACTCGGTTTCCGCTTCCCTTGCGACGGTCCTGGTCGTGGCGGTACATGTCAAGTTTCGGCATGGGATCACGTATTCCTCGGCTTGTTCTGGATGTACAACTGTATTTCCGTTGTTATCTTCCATTTCTCTTGGAAAATGCAGTCCGATATCTTCGGTACTGTCGATGCAAGTGGCACTGTCACCAACATGGCAGGTGGCAACTTTGCACAAAGCGCATTGACCATCAATGGTTGGTTGCGTGACTTCTTGTGGGCACAAGCTTCTAACGTAATTCAATCCTACGGCTCGGCATTGTCAGCTTACGGTTTGATTTTCTTGGGCGCTCACTTCATCTGGGCATTCAGCCTCATGTTCCTGTTCAGTGGTCGTGGCTACTGGCAAGAATTGATCGAGTCAATCGTATGGGCACACAATAAGCTCAACGTAGCTCCTGCTATCTCTCCTCGCGCTTTGAGCATTACTCAAGGTCGTGCTGTGGGTCTAGCTCACTACCTATTAGGTGGAATTGCCACAACTTGGGCGTTCTTCCTAGCCCGTTACGGTGCACTTGGGTAA
- the psaB gene encoding photosystem I core protein PsaB — MATKFPKFSQALAQDPSTRRIWYAIATANDFESHDGVTEESLYQKIFASHFGHLAIIFLWTSGNLFHVAWQGNFEQWIKNPLTTRPIAHAIWDPHFGKAAVEAFTQTDAAGPVNIALSGVYQWWYTIGMRSNQELFGGAIWLLILSALLLFAGWLHLQPSFRPSLSWFKNAESRLNHHLAGLFGVSSLAWTGHLVHVAIPEARGVHVGWENFLSVPPHPAGLAPFFTGNWGVYAQNPDTAGHVFGTAQGAGTAILTFLGGFHPQTEALWLTDIAHHHLAIAVLFIIAGHMYRTNFGIGHSMKTIMEAHNPPKGTPFGGMIGEGHKGIYDTYNNSLHFQLGWHLACLGVVTSLVAQHMYSMPSYAFIAKDFTTQAALYTHHQYIAGFLMVGAFAHGAIFFVRDYDPEANKNNVLARMLEHKEAIISHLSWVSLFLGFHTLGIYVHNDVMQAFGTPEKQILIEPVFAQWIQAAHGKALYGFDVLLSNANSVASTAYPNSGNVWLPGWLAGINAGDNSLFLTIGPGDFLVHHAIALGLHTTTLILVKGALDARGSKLMPDKKDFGYSFPCDGPGRGGTCDISAWDSFYLAMFWMLNTIGWTTFYWHWKHLGVWQGNVAQFNESSVTIMGWLRDYLWLNSAQLINGYNPYGMNNISVWAWMFLFGHLVWATGFMFLISWRGYWQELIETLVWAHQRTPLASLVQWKDKPVALSIVQARLVGLAHFTVGYIVTYAAFLIASTTTAFG; from the coding sequence ATGGCAACGAAATTTCCTAAGTTTAGCCAGGCTCTCGCACAGGATCCTTCAACCCGTCGGATCTGGTATGCGATCGCCACAGCGAACGACTTTGAAAGTCATGATGGTGTCACCGAAGAAAGTCTTTACCAAAAGATTTTTGCTTCTCACTTCGGACACTTGGCAATCATCTTCCTGTGGACATCTGGCAACCTGTTTCACGTAGCGTGGCAGGGTAACTTCGAGCAATGGATCAAGAATCCTCTCACTACTCGCCCAATCGCCCATGCGATTTGGGATCCTCACTTCGGTAAGGCAGCAGTTGAAGCATTTACACAAACCGACGCTGCTGGTCCTGTAAATATCGCTCTCTCTGGCGTTTATCAGTGGTGGTACACCATTGGTATGCGTAGCAACCAAGAACTATTCGGCGGCGCAATTTGGCTGTTGATTCTTTCAGCTCTCTTGCTATTTGCTGGTTGGCTACACCTTCAGCCTAGTTTCCGTCCTAGCCTTTCTTGGTTCAAGAATGCTGAATCCCGTCTAAACCACCACTTGGCTGGTTTGTTCGGTGTTAGCTCCTTGGCATGGACTGGTCACTTGGTACACGTAGCTATTCCTGAAGCCCGTGGTGTTCATGTGGGTTGGGAAAACTTCTTGAGCGTACCTCCTCATCCAGCAGGTCTTGCACCTTTCTTTACTGGTAACTGGGGTGTATATGCTCAGAATCCTGATACCGCAGGTCATGTGTTCGGAACAGCTCAAGGTGCAGGTACAGCAATCTTGACCTTCTTGGGTGGTTTCCATCCTCAAACAGAAGCTCTTTGGTTGACTGACATTGCCCATCACCATTTGGCGATCGCTGTTTTGTTCATCATCGCTGGTCACATGTACCGTACCAACTTTGGTATTGGTCACAGCATGAAGACAATCATGGAAGCTCACAATCCTCCTAAGGGTACTCCTTTCGGCGGTATGATCGGCGAAGGTCACAAGGGTATCTATGACACCTACAACAACTCGCTTCACTTCCAACTTGGTTGGCACTTGGCTTGTTTGGGTGTTGTAACTTCCTTGGTTGCTCAGCACATGTACTCCATGCCTTCCTATGCGTTCATCGCGAAGGACTTCACCACTCAAGCTGCTCTATATACTCATCACCAATATATTGCTGGTTTCTTGATGGTTGGTGCGTTTGCTCACGGTGCGATCTTCTTCGTTCGTGACTACGATCCTGAAGCTAACAAGAACAACGTGCTTGCACGTATGCTTGAGCATAAAGAAGCAATCATCTCTCACTTAAGCTGGGTATCTCTCTTCTTAGGTTTCCACACCCTCGGCATCTACGTTCACAACGACGTAATGCAAGCTTTCGGTACTCCTGAAAAGCAAATCTTGATCGAGCCTGTATTCGCACAATGGATTCAAGCTGCTCATGGTAAAGCTCTCTACGGATTCGATGTTCTCCTCTCTAACGCAAACAGCGTAGCTTCTACGGCTTACCCCAACAGCGGTAACGTTTGGTTGCCTGGTTGGTTGGCTGGTATCAATGCTGGTGATAACTCCTTGTTCCTCACCATTGGACCTGGCGACTTCTTGGTTCACCATGCGATCGCTCTAGGTCTACACACCACCACCTTGATCTTGGTTAAGGGCGCGTTGGATGCTCGTGGATCTAAGCTCATGCCAGACAAGAAAGACTTCGGCTACAGCTTCCCTTGCGACGGTCCTGGTCGTGGCGGTACTTGCGATATCTCTGCATGGGATTCCTTCTACCTCGCTATGTTCTGGATGTTGAACACCATTGGTTGGACAACCTTCTACTGGCATTGGAAACACCTAGGTGTATGGCAAGGTAACGTTGCTCAGTTCAACGAATCCTCTGTCACCATCATGGGCTGGCTCCGTGACTACCTATGGCTCAACTCCGCTCAGTTGATCAATGGCTACAACCCTTATGGCATGAACAATATCTCTGTTTGGGCTTGGATGTTCCTCTTCGGACACCTTGTCTGGGCAACTGGATTCATGTTCTTGATCTCTTGGCGTGGTTACTGGCAAGAGTTGATCGAAACCCTAGTATGGGCGCACCAACGCACACCTCTTGCAAGTTTGGTTCAGTGGAAAGACAAGCCTGTGGCTCTCTCCATCGTTCAAGCTCGTTTGGTTGGCTTGGCTCACTTCACAGTCGGCTACATTGTTACTTATGCAGCCTTCCTGATTGCGTCTACGACAACAGCTTTCGGTTAA
- a CDS encoding IS256 family transposase — protein MNIRKELLDELLQECKTPPDLFGEGGILKQLTTALVERALEAELSTHLGYGKHEPRPEGQTNSRNGYSQKKVQGDFGVAEIAVPRDRQGEFEPQMVKKGQSRLSGLDEKIIALYARGMSVRDIQAQLQEMYGVEVSPTLISNVTDAVIDEVKQWQNRPLEAVYPIVFLDCLVIKVRDNGRVINKSLYFALGVNMDGYKELLGMWISPNEGAKFWLSVLTEIHNRGVKDILIACVDGLTGFPNAIETVFPKTQVQLCIVHMVRNSVAFVPWQQRKQVCADLKAIYSAATESEAEFNLELFAEKWDKQYPSISKSWRSHWANIIPFFAFPTEIRRAIYTTNAIESMNSSLRKVIKSQQIFPSDDAAFKLVYLAMRNISKKWTMPIRDWKPALNRFAILFEDRLHV, from the coding sequence ATGAATATACGCAAAGAATTGCTCGACGAATTGCTGCAAGAATGTAAAACACCACCTGACCTATTCGGAGAAGGAGGCATTCTGAAACAACTGACGACCGCATTAGTGGAGCGAGCATTGGAAGCAGAACTATCAACCCATCTGGGATACGGTAAGCACGAACCTAGACCAGAAGGACAAACCAACAGTCGCAACGGTTATAGCCAGAAAAAAGTGCAAGGTGACTTTGGCGTAGCCGAAATCGCAGTCCCCCGAGATCGGCAAGGGGAGTTTGAACCGCAGATGGTGAAGAAAGGACAAAGTCGCTTGTCAGGACTAGATGAAAAGATCATTGCTCTCTACGCACGAGGTATGAGTGTCAGGGATATTCAAGCCCAGTTGCAAGAAATGTATGGTGTTGAAGTATCACCAACACTTATTTCCAATGTTACAGATGCAGTAATTGACGAGGTGAAGCAATGGCAAAACCGTCCCCTTGAAGCAGTCTATCCAATCGTCTTTCTGGACTGTCTAGTCATCAAAGTCCGAGACAATGGCAGAGTGATTAACAAATCCTTGTACTTTGCCTTGGGCGTGAATATGGACGGGTACAAGGAATTACTGGGTATGTGGATTTCTCCGAATGAAGGTGCGAAATTCTGGTTGTCAGTACTCACCGAAATTCACAACCGTGGGGTCAAAGATATTTTGATTGCCTGTGTCGATGGCTTGACTGGTTTCCCTAATGCGATTGAGACGGTATTTCCTAAAACTCAGGTGCAGTTATGCATTGTCCACATGGTCAGAAACTCGGTCGCTTTTGTACCTTGGCAACAACGCAAGCAAGTTTGTGCTGACCTCAAGGCTATTTATAGCGCGGCGACGGAATCGGAGGCTGAGTTTAATCTCGAACTCTTTGCTGAAAAGTGGGACAAGCAATATCCATCAATCTCCAAGTCTTGGCGCAGTCATTGGGCAAACATTATCCCCTTCTTTGCTTTCCCGACCGAGATTCGCAGGGCGATTTATACCACCAATGCGATTGAGTCGATGAACAGTAGTTTGCGGAAGGTGATTAAATCCCAACAGATTTTTCCCTCTGATGATGCTGCTTTCAAGCTCGTTTATTTAGCAATGCGGAATATCTCGAAGAAGTGGACGATGCCGATTCGTGATTGGAAACCTGCTCTTAATCGCTTTGCCATCCTCTTCGAGGATCGTCTCCACGTCTAG
- a CDS encoding type II toxin-antitoxin system VapC family toxin gives MVIVDSGFWIALINRRDDYHVLAQEVLDTIDEPLITTWCVITEACHILLKRTGTNAQQTFIHSLEVGAFEVFDLKVQDGKRISELMNQYSSLPMDLADASLIILAEHLGHGRILSIDFRDFNTYRWKSRHPFENLMSKK, from the coding sequence ATGGTCATCGTTGATTCGGGATTTTGGATCGCGTTGATTAACCGCCGTGATGATTATCATGTTCTCGCTCAAGAGGTTTTAGATACAATTGATGAGCCTTTGATTACAACATGGTGTGTAATTACAGAAGCTTGTCATATTCTCTTGAAACGTACAGGCACCAATGCTCAACAGACGTTCATTCATAGTCTAGAAGTTGGGGCTTTTGAGGTTTTTGATCTCAAAGTTCAAGATGGGAAAAGAATCAGTGAATTGATGAATCAATATAGTTCTCTACCAATGGATTTGGCGGACGCTTCACTGATTATTCTGGCGGAACATTTGGGGCATGGGCGAATTCTATCTATTGATTTTCGAGATTTTAATACCTATCGCTGGAAAAGTCGTCATCCTTTTGAGAATTTGATGTCCAAAAAATAG
- a CDS encoding CopG family transcriptional regulator, with translation MTSKDMRVNARLDRDRASKFNYIRQRTNQGASDIMKVAIDLYYEKLHQESSVKPLQLLRESGLIGCAEGDSDLSVNCKQYLTESLNEKYGHR, from the coding sequence ATGACAAGCAAAGATATGAGAGTTAATGCAAGGCTTGATCGCGATCGCGCTAGTAAGTTTAACTACATTCGTCAGCGTACAAATCAAGGCGCATCTGACATTATGAAAGTGGCGATCGATCTTTACTACGAAAAATTACATCAAGAATCCTCCGTAAAACCTTTGCAACTCCTTAGAGAATCAGGGCTAATTGGTTGTGCTGAGGGTGATTCTGATCTATCAGTTAATTGTAAGCAATATCTCACTGAAAGTCTTAACGAAAAATATGGTCATCGTTGA
- a CDS encoding L,D-transpeptidase family protein, translating into MRRRSQNQQYLSSSFVRITIITASVFSFISLNLATPNVTWAKSISSSERSSKFLFIDLQSHWARKFVEGLLSNQSLSNLLVSPDSISQFQPDRPITRAELANLLDAAFANGKAPKITNRLNEPATKAETLVAIASQLNLNIKATKTPQAYLLSMYRDASQVPDYAIPAIATLTQEGLVTNYPDPRILAPKDTISKSELAVLLYQALAYQKKLPLLKSPYTINPNRQLWDRELMQVTSLEVSISRRTVTAFHGEIPLKTYPVAVGREGWSTPVGNHRVLQTIEYPAWRNPFTGDVIPSKDPDNPLGDRWIGFWTDGKNWSGFHGTPNRASVGQAASHGCIRMYNEDVRELFSQVTVGTVVKVSP; encoded by the coding sequence ATGAGAAGGCGATCGCAAAATCAGCAATATCTTTCATCTTCTTTTGTCCGCATTACTATAATTACCGCTAGTGTATTTAGCTTTATTTCTCTAAATCTGGCTACTCCTAATGTTACTTGGGCAAAAAGTATCAGTAGTTCTGAGCGTTCGTCTAAGTTTCTGTTTATAGACTTGCAAAGTCATTGGGCCCGTAAGTTTGTTGAAGGATTATTGTCTAATCAGTCTTTAAGTAATTTGTTAGTTTCTCCTGATTCTATTAGCCAATTTCAGCCTGATCGCCCCATTACCCGTGCTGAACTTGCCAATTTATTAGATGCTGCCTTTGCTAATGGCAAAGCACCTAAAATTACAAATCGACTTAATGAACCAGCAACAAAAGCCGAAACCTTAGTCGCGATCGCTAGTCAACTTAATCTCAATATCAAAGCTACTAAGACACCACAGGCATATTTGCTATCGATGTATCGTGACGCTTCTCAGGTTCCTGACTATGCTATTCCTGCGATCGCCACGCTTACACAGGAAGGCTTAGTTACTAATTATCCAGATCCACGTATTCTTGCGCCTAAGGATACTATTTCTAAAAGTGAGCTGGCAGTGCTGCTGTATCAAGCACTTGCCTATCAGAAAAAACTACCATTATTAAAATCACCCTATACGATTAATCCCAATCGCCAATTGTGGGATCGTGAACTAATGCAGGTGACGAGTCTTGAAGTAAGCATTAGTCGCCGCACTGTTACTGCTTTTCATGGCGAAATTCCCCTCAAGACTTATCCTGTTGCGGTGGGGCGCGAAGGTTGGAGTACACCAGTAGGTAATCATCGGGTATTGCAAACTATTGAATATCCTGCTTGGCGCAACCCATTTACGGGGGATGTCATTCCTAGTAAAGATCCTGATAATCCTTTAGGCGATCGCTGGATTGGCTTTTGGACTGACGGCAAAAACTGGTCAGGATTTCACGGCACACCAAATCGTGCTTCTGTTGGACAAGCTGCATCCCACGGCTGTATCCGTATGTATAACGAAGATGTTCGTGAATTATTTAGCCAAGTGACTGTGGGAACTGTGGTGAAAGTATCACCATAA